From a region of the Panicum virgatum strain AP13 chromosome 2K, P.virgatum_v5, whole genome shotgun sequence genome:
- the LOC120695469 gene encoding beta-glucosidase 30-like: MARRALSALLLAALACDVAYAKFGRYSFPEGFIFGTGSASYQYEGAYKEGGKGPSVWDIFSHIPDVAVDFYHRYKEDVKLLKDMNMDAFRFSIAWTRILPTGSLSGGINKEGVAFYNSLINEVIANGLKPFVTIFHWDTPQALESKYQSFLSENIIQDYVDFAEVCFREFGDRVKFWTTVNEPLSVASQGYGTGVFAPGRCSPFISASCTPGDSGREPYVVTHHILLAHDAAVALYRARYQAAQRGQVGITLPSHWFVPNTDTAADRRAVQRCLDYMYGWYQGPLVHGEYHYRIH; the protein is encoded by the exons ATGGCGAGGCGGGCCCTCTCCGCTCTGCTTCTAGCAGCCCTGGCGTGCGACGTCGCGTACGCCAAGTTCGGCAGGTACAGCTTCCCCGAGGGCTTCATCTTCGGCACCGGCTCCGCGTCGTACCAG TACGAGGGTGCTTACAAGGAAGGAGGCAAAGGCCCCAGCGTGTGGGACATCTTCAGTCACATACCAG ATGTAGCGGTTGACTTTTACCATCGATACAAG GAGGACGTGAAGCTCCTCAAGGACATGAACATGGATGCCTTCCGGTTCTCAATTGCCTGGACCAGGATCCTGCCAA CTGGCTCCCTGAGCGGAGGAATCAACAAGGAAGGGGTGGCCTTCTACAACAGCCTCATCAACGAGGTCATCGCAAATG GGCTGAAGCCATTCGTCACCATCTTCCACTGGGACACGCCCCAGGCCCTCGAAAGCAAGTACCAGAGCTTCCTCAGCGAGAACATCAT CCAGGACTACGTGGACTTCGCGGAGGTGTGCTTCCGCGAGTTCGGCGACCGCGTCAAGTTCTGGACCACGGTCAACGAGCCCTTGTCGGTCGCGTCGCAGGGGTACGGCACTGGCGTCTTCGCCCCCGGCCGGTGCTCGCCGTTCATCTCCGCGTCCTGCACCCCCGGCGACTCCGGCCGCGAGCCCTACGTGGTGACGCACCACATCCTCCTCGCCCACGATGCGGCCGTGGCGCTGTACCGCGCCAGGTACCAGGCGGCGCAGCGCGGGCAGGTAGGCATCACGCTGCCGTCGCACTGGTTCGTGCCCAACACCGACACCGCCGCCGACCGGCGGGCCGTGCAGCGCTGCCTGGACTACATGTACGGTTGGTACCAGGGCCCCCTCGTGCACGGCGAGTACCACTACCGGATTCACTGA
- the LOC120685939 gene encoding uncharacterized exonuclease domain-containing protein At3g15140, whose amino-acid sequence MALTRVSLSSSTRLLPSPLLQFFLRPFSSATSPLGSSRRRSSPIAAAFSQASQSPHAVRHGQVTEAPMPKSRRPWRPTCLYYTQGKCTMMNDAMHLDKFSHNLMMDLPVNASAADKVKPQKLDYLLILDLEGKVEILEFPVVMIDAQSMEFIDSFHRFVRPTAMNEQRITEYIEGKYGKFGVDRVWNDTAILFKEVLQEFEDWIGNHNLWKKEQQGSLKSAAFVTCGNWDLKTKVPEQCKVSNIKLPNYFMEWINLKDIYLNFYCRRATGMITMMRQLQMPTVGSHHLGIDDSKNIARVVQRMLADGAMMQITAKRQSATGDVKFLFEDRIR is encoded by the exons ATGGCGCTGACTAGGGTTTCGCTGTCTTCCTCAACCCGCCTCCTACCCTCCCCCCTGCTCCAATTCTTCCTCCGCCCTTTCTCCTCCGCGACCTCTCCCCTCGGCAGTTCCCGCCGAAGAAGCTCTCCCATTGCTGCCGCTTTCTCTCAGGCTTCACAATCTCCCCACGCTGTAAGGCACGGGCAGGTGACGGAGGCGCCCATGCCCAAATCCAGGCGGCCCTGGAGGCCCACGTGCTTGTACTACACCCAGGGCAAGTGCACCATG ATGAATGATGCTATGCATCTTGACAAATTCAGTCACAATTTGATGATGGACCTTCCAGTGAATGCATCAGCAGCAGATAAAGTGAAGCCTCAGAAACTGGATTATCTTTTGATTCTTGATTTGGAGGGTAAGGTTGAAATTCTTGAATTCCCGGTCGTGATGATTGATGCTCAAAGCATGGAATTTATTGATTCATTTCACAG GTTTGTGCGTCCAACTGCAATGAATGAGCAAAGAATAACAGAATACATAGAAGGGAAATATGGAAAGTTTGGGGTTGACCG CGTTTGGAATGACACTGCTATCCTATTCAAGGAAGTACTGCAAGAGTTTGAGGACTGGATTGGAAATCACAACCTGTGGAAAAAGGAGCAACAAGGATCACTCAAAAGTGCAGCATTTGTTACTTG TGGAAATTGGGATTTGAAGACGAAGGTCCCTGAGCAGTGCAAGGTTTCAAACATAAAGCTTCCTAATTATTTTATGGAGTGGATTAATTTGAAGGATATCTACCTCAACTTCTATTGCAGAAGG GCAACTGGAATGATAACAATGATGAGGCAGCTTCAAATGCCAACTGTTGGAAGCCACCATCTCGGGATAGACGATTCAAAAAATATAGCGAGAGTGGTTCAGCGAATGCTTGCTGATGGTGCTATGATGCAAATTACTGCAAAGAGGCAGTCAGCTACTGGCGATGTGAAATTTCTTTTCGAGGACCGAATTAGGTGA
- the LOC120685946 gene encoding auxin-responsive protein SAUR36-like, whose product MVGAKRLVQMAKKWQRMAALARRRITLPAKETEGSSCSTSSVAGKGHCVVYSADGRRFEVPLAYLDTAIFGELLSLSQEEFGFAGDDGRITLPCEAAVMEYVMCLLRRNASEEVEAAFLTSIARPCHYGSGLAQSIGVSQQLAVSSF is encoded by the coding sequence ATGGTCGGTGCCAAGAGACTTGTTCAAATGGCGAAGAAGTGGCAAAGAATGGCGGCCCTCGCGAGGAGAAGGATCACGTTGCCGGCGAAAGAGACCGAAGGGTCGTCGTGCAGCACTTCGTCGGTGGCCGGCAAGGGCCACTGCGTTGTGTACTCGGCCGACGGCCGGCGGTTCGAGGTCCCGCTGGCGTACCTTGACACGGCGATCTTCGGCGAGCTCCTGAGCCTGTCGCAGGAGGAGTTCGggttcgccggcgacgacggcagGATCACACTGCCCTGTGAAGCTGCCGTGATGGAGTACGTCATGTGCTTGCTCCGGAGAAACGCATCAGAGGAGGTCGAGGCGGCTTTCCTGACCTCCATAGCGAGGCCGTGCCACTATGGAAGCGGCTTGGCGCAATCCATTGGAGTTAGCCAGCAACTTGCTGTTTCTAGCTTCTGA
- the LOC120685928 gene encoding auxin-responsive protein SAUR36-like, producing the protein MVSAKRLVQMAKKWQRMAALARKRIMPPAKETEGSSCSTSSVARKGHCVVYSADGRRFEVPLAYLGTAIFGELLSLSQEEFGFAGDDGRIKLPCDAAVMEYVMCLLGRDASEEVLRAFLSSMARPCHCGNGLAQSMGASQQVAVSSF; encoded by the coding sequence ATGGTCAGTGCCAAGAGGCTTGTTCAAATGGCGAAGAAGTGGCAGAGAATGGCGGCCCTCGCGAGGAAAAGGATCATGCCGCCGGCGAAAGAAACCGAAGGGTCTTCATGCAGCACGTCGTCGGTGGCCAGAAAGGGCCACTGCGTGGTGTACTCGGCTGATGGCCGGCGGTTCGAGGTCCCGCTGGCGTACCTCGGCACAGCGATCTTCGGCGAGCTCCTGAGCCTGTCACAGGAGGAGTTCGGATTCGCCGGCGATGACGGTAGGATCAAGCTTCCCTGCGACGCTGCCGTGATGGAGTACGTGATGTGTTTGCTCGGAAGAGACGCATCAGAAGAGGTCCTGAGGGCGTTTCTGAGCTCTATGGCGAGGCCGTGCCACTGTGGAAATGGCTTGGCGCAATCCATGGGTGCTAGCCAGCAAGTTGCTGTTTCTAGCTTCTGA
- the LOC120696148 gene encoding uncharacterized protein LOC120696148, with translation MEAKFEEEMRCRMEIEAKLEQERKLREEQSVMLHSMVTWMQGLSASMNYATPPPPFALPAQPYFPAGPSDTPNQSWNASNDPPPDQNSPAAPWQSCPPPDRE, from the exons ATGGAGGCTAAGTTTGAGGAGGAGATGAGGTGCCGAATGGAGATCGAGGCCAAGTtggagcaggagcggaagctgAGGGAGGAGCAGTCGGTTATGTTGCACAGCATGGTCACTTGGATGCAAGGACTTAGCGCGTCGATGAACTAtgcgacgccgcctcctcccttcgccttaccagctcagccttaCTTTCCTGCAGGACCTTCTGACACTCCC AATCAGTCGTGGAACGCATCGAATGACCCTCCTCCGGACCAGAACTCGCCGGCGGCTCCGTGGCAATCTTGCCCCCCACCTGACCGTGAGTGA